The sequence below is a genomic window from Lytechinus variegatus isolate NC3 chromosome 3, Lvar_3.0, whole genome shotgun sequence.
ACGTCACTCCCCTCTGCGCGCATACGTCATCAGCTCACTGTTTAATGATTGCCAACCGCGTTGCTATCAACTTATCACAAATTTTCTAAGCTTCTCATCGATCGGAACAAACGTTGAGTTCAGCATGTAAATTCGCTAGAAAATCGAGTGAATAAAGCTGATTTACCGAAGATCGACTATGGAACTTGAAAAATTCTTCGTGCTGGTTTTGGCCCTGCATTTTGCTCGTTTCGGCAATGCAGATGCCAAATTCAAACGCGGGGAAATCTCTACGGAACAGGTGTGCGTTGTAAGAGAAAGAGATTGTAATTTGGGAAGAAGGGAGGGGGCATAGAGATCGTGGTTGGAAGAATGCTGGCCCCTGAATAATTAAATGAGGTTTAAGTTTGggacaaaaataaaatccttcACTTGttgaattcatcaaaatcatcaaaaaggCATATGGTAATCATTTCCTTGTGTTGCTTAACATTGACTGTAAACAGATAGGAAAATAAAAGTTGTTTGTAAGAATCAATACTGAAAATTGCCcatttgtcaaaatctatccgATTTACAACCTGTCCCGATTTGCAACGACTGGATGGACTCATAATATAAGTCGATGTAATGCCTTATGTTTTCcagagagtaaaaaaaaagccGTAAGAAAAAAAGCATACTGATAATTTACAGATAGTTTCGTTTCctaattaaaaaaaggtttttttccttcttatttcatatgcatttcatttttgaaacacCACAATATTCTTAGTCAATGATCTGAACTGAGtattttctcatgaaaaaatGCCACCAGGAGTACCTGGCCATAAATAGCAAAGACCCAGGAATGCACAATTCGTTTTTACGTATTATTATTAGTTACTATTCTCTAATGATTTCCAGCAAAGTATTGAAAACTTATAGACCATATTTAAGAATTTGATTATGTACAAACTGATAAGTTAAAGACCCTACTTCGTATTTatgttttgcaaaaaaaaaacgcaagaAAAAGGGCAATTCATACTTGGATTTCTTTCGAAACATATATTTAGTTCCACCAAATACTTCACGTGTATAATTAAAAACAGTGTTGAAAATCAGGCATACATCGAAATGAATAACAATCCAGAATAAACCCTCGCAACaatttcaattaataaattatatttcatttacctTCATTGTAATAATGCtatttgaaatgttgaacaCGTTGTTGAAGCCCGCCACTCTGATAattgttttaaatttgaaaatgttgtttaaaagaaaaaaaataattttaaacaataatgTGATGCATGGTCTAAAAAACCCTGCTTGAAATTTTTGCACATCGTTTTTACATGTATTCTTTACACATGTTGAAATTAGTTTATTTTGTAATCTTTCCTGAAGAATTTTCTTTTCTGCACCAATGCGCTCTAATAttaaatctctctctctctctctctctctgtcttctCCAGGATATTGCCTTTTTGGATCAGTTTTACTTCCAAAACACCGAAGACAATATTCTGAACTATACTATAACCTACCCAGCTGTAAGTAACACCCTTTAGATAGAGTATACTGGATTGAAACAAATCTTAATTTTAGATTTAGCACATTAAGATTGGCCAGGTTTCAAAGTTTAATAGATCGAATAAATCTTGTTGGACACTGTATTTGAAGTTCGAACTTAAATACAACTTCCGTTTTGATAGGAAATGCAATATCTGCAAATTTCAACACACGGCTTTGAGTtgataattgatttaaaaagatttttttcaattattgtggTCATTTGACTTTTGTTACAAATGTTACATGTGTGTTCTATACAGGTTAATCAACAATTTGAGATCGGCCGAGGAATGGTAAAATTGCATGCATGCTTAATCTAATGTATATCcgtatttattattcattgtgttcacattttatatgaaaataaaaaacctTGTTTTAATAGGACCAATGCTGCTATCGACTTGTCATATTCGATGAAAGCTATGGACAGTGGGGAAGCATAAGACCGAACGAAAATAGACTggtaaacaaacattttttttaataaaaagtagAATTCTTGTCACTTCTATTGATTTTATGTTCAACCTTAGTTCAATATAAAAAGTTACTAATGCAGTTATGATCCAAAGTTATTAGTTtgcatttattatttgtatctttttttttcttttcttgccTCTATAAGATGATTAATTAGAGTCAGCAATGATCTGCTATTtttataaatcaatataatgGCATTTTAATAACATGCTTATTATCCTGAAAACAATCACTGACTAagctgtaaagaaaaaaatatagaattttaaaaatggagaaaccatgaaaaaaatcatggtttttacacttaatttttgaaaatttttaaactctcctaaaaaaatatttagaaaataagcGTGTCACATTAAACCGATTAAGTTGAAGCAAAAATGTCTTCTAGCATCTTCAACGTAACATTGgcgaatattttgttttcttttccgaTAGACCTGTCGGGGAAAGATTGATCGGGTTAAAGATCttgattttaaaatcaaattgacTGGTCTTGATCCTGCTTGTCACGTGATCACTGATGACAATGGTTTCAAAGTGAGTTAAGCGTTATACTGTTGAAATTTGAGTAAAATCACAGGGCAACATAATCTTCAGTAAATTGCCTATCGTGGTCAAGATCATATCTGATGAATTTGTGGAAATGCTGCCGAACTGTTGGTTATGAACTTTAGCAGTTCTGGAATTGATGTTTGGcaaaattgatatttacattaaaCATTATAAATTCTCTTTAGGGTCGGCCTATTAACCTTTGCCATTCTGTAATTGTATTATTACActataattttatcatcattattgtttttgttattattattgttgttgttttaattattattattattattattgttaaatcatcatcatcatcatcattttcattagtAGTTATAGTGGTAATAAATATTAGGGTGGTGGTATAGTACTAACTCATTATTcagttttcaaatcaatttatataGAGACATAAACTTAAGTAAACATTGGCTTCTAAATTTTTGTTAGattgttaattttttattccgtaattttttaaactttctttATCCAGTGGCTGGTTTGTCAAGGTACCATCAACTTCGAATCCCGACAGCGCCCACAGTACTATTTTGTTCACCTGACTAATTGCCGATCCAACCGGAAAGGGTTAAGGAATGTCTCGTTTTCTTTGCACATGACAAATAGAAACAATCGTCTAAAAGAATTCGCTGAAAATCAGAAATGTAagattttgcataattttgcatccgattaaaaatatcaaaaagatgTTAGTAAATTCAGTaatcatgacatttcaaacaataGTTCTAATTTGGATAGATTCAAgaaattttctttcttcataggATACAGAATGTAACATAAAAACATTATATATTAACAAATAAACTTATTGATAACTTGTGTGTATAAtattgatggatggatagattGAACTAATTGAAAGAGTAAGAATGAATGGATGAGTGAGGGGAAGACGGTAATTGAGTGAGTGAAAAAAGTATGGATTAAATTGAGTTTGCAATTGACTGATTGACTATGTCAGCAAACAATCATTTAATCGCCTAATTTTTAGtgattgaataaaattaatgaacGAATGTGTAACTAGTGATTTATTGGATGTGATCAGTCGATTCATCGTTGATTGATTGCTTGCGATTCATTTGCGTGTGAGCCATATATACCattacatgttttttaatgaagtaAGAATTGCAATGAtgttctctttattttcaaagaaaatgtatgaaaatttattttaccatCCTTTTAGTCATGATGGAGACTGACTTGGCCTTCTTTCTTGGATACGTGGTGATGACTATCGTGGCTACTCGATTTAGATGTAAGTTTAACTGATTTTCAATTCGTTATTAAATATAATTGGTCTTtcgaaaaataaatttatttgtaTAAGTCTTAATTGCTTTTTTTAACCATGAGGGTTTGGTGgacatcctttttttcaaagttgtTTGAAggtattttgttcttttgccttcattctattttctttttctcccttttttctcttttacatgtttcttattcttttctcaAATGCCATTTAATTTTGGTCATATTATTCTTTATAGCTATCACATCGCTTtatatttaacattttatttatgaataaatgtgactttattcttattctagACGTCTTGTCGCTGAAGAAACTGCTGCATCTAACCTATCGGTTATTCTATAGCAGTCTGTTCTTCAAGACAGTGTGTCTTCTACTCCTAAACATCGATTTATCGAGGTTTGCCCGGACCGGACTTGAAATGACTAAGATGCAAGACGCTGGTAAATTAAAGTTCAtttcaattatgaaaatattatgaatgttaaacttaaattttatttaaatgatTATAACAAgtgtacttttttaaataaacaattatatACACATAAAACATAAAGATAAAGAGTGTAATGTACTACTGTATCAGTATTTAATCATCATTTATacagcgcactttccatcttgacaAAATGAGATTAGTGTTTTGACTCTGTGACGAGGTCGATAAGCAGACTGAAAAGTGTCGGGTAAATCAGGTTCTACTAAATACAGCAGTGTAGTCTGAAATGataagtatatatattttatttttcttattttttcagctGAGGTTTTCTCGTGGCTGTCTACGGTTTTCTTTGTGTGTGTTCTGCTGCTTGTGTCAAAGGGGTTCTCTATTACCAGGTAATTActactaatagtaataataataataacttagtcttatatagcgcttttcatgaaatcatatcaaagcgctttacaatgtagaacatacgaaatatacaaacaaaagtgaAACTAGAAATcatataactaaaaaaaaaaaaactacctcACACATTGCTGAAACAAATAGACATGAATTAAGGTTATATTataaggtgatgatgatgtatcAATATGATTTATTCTTACTTTGGGGGCCAATTTACAAGCAGTTGTGCTTTATTTGACCCCTCCACGTGTAATATATCttttaatgtcaatgatttgtatatacgtatatttttaattgtggaaataaattttaattttaatttgaatgatgattacGCGACGATGAACGAGGACATTAATTTCACTTTTGCTTTCACAGAGCTCAGATCAGCCTACCTGGAACAGTGAAGACGATATGTTTTGGTTTCATCTACTTGACCTTCTACACCATCGTCTTCTTTGACCAACGTGTGCTCCTAGACCCCCAAGACATCATTGTTAGTATGACGTCACTATCAGCAAGCGGTTTGATTGGCCTTAAGTTTACTGGTAAGAATTCTAAAGTCTCAAGTGTACTAGGAATTCTTCTTTAATAGTAAGGTTGATAAAGACTTGAAGGATTGTGAGACAGATCCATGAAAAATTGTTATTACTGACCAAATCAGCTCTTTATTTTAATGACGTCCTTAATAGAATTCGCTGAAAAGCACTGCTCTCTGCCATTCTGTAATCTTAGAAAACGACAACCTGTGACATGTGTTATCTCATTATCATCTGACAAACTTTAAAGGCCTATTGATATATGTTTCTATTCTACAATTTAATTCAAGTGAATAAAGCTTACCTAAAGTACCAATGAGAGTGTATGAAGgtcaaatatgttttttttttatatgagaTATCTGATCGATATTTTGCCATGAAAAAAGGAAGTCCGGAGACTTTATTATCATCTCATTCATTCTATTGCAATTTTGAAATTACATGTTGTgcttctctccccccccccccctctctctctcccgccctctctctctctctctctcttttctttatcACTCGTTCTGTATTATCAGGTGCTATCATTTTCGTACACGGCTGTATCGTGACGATCAAGAACCACCCAAGAAAGGTGCCCTTCTATTTACCATTCACTATCTTCTTTAGTGTTTGGTTTGTAGCTGAGCCTACCTATCGACTTCTATACTTGTACGTCTACCCAGTTCTGAAAAggtacttcatttttttttagtttttgttaatcccatgaaaatataaatgtgctttatttaaatacaagaaaaaagCTAATCTGCTTAAAACACACTTTAAATAACTTCTCTTTTCATTGGATGGAAACAAATCAAAACCCCTACTCTTCTTTTAGAATAGGCCTACTCAAAATCTCTTTTTTGAATGCGATTTTctgcagaaaatatatattgactTAATGGAAGAAGTATATAGTATACCATGTTTGTATACGCACATTTGGATTTACAATTATGAATATTAGCaccattttattcataattacaccTCAATTCTTTTCCCCTACAGTCCTAATATCTGGAATGGGATCGACCTGGCTTTGTGTTTTACTGGACATGCCTATTTCCTGTACATAACGCGACCAGACCGTCTTAATAAACGGTTCCCTTTCCATCTGCGAGCAGGAAAGGTATATAAAGactaaaacatatttttttctggtattctTATAACATTATGTATCTACCATGTCTACGATTCTTCAAGTGTTATATTGTGTGAACATGAATTACTCTTGTCACGAAAGATATAATGACTatcttaaataataatatattttgaagaCTTGAAGAGAAAtctggaaaaaaattaatatcacttttttctgttaaaataaaagaagaaaaaaaaagaaccattGTTAAAGAGTGTAATGATAGAATATACAAGAGAAAtctggaaaaaaattaatattacttttttctgttaaaataaaagaagaaaaaaaaagaaccattGTTAAAGAGTGTAATGATAGAATATACAGTATATCAagattattgtgatttttttttatttaggtttCATTCCGTGATAACGATGAAGACGTAGAAGATCTCTATATTCCATCGAAGGACTTCTATTCCATTTTCCAAACTGGAAAGAAATCGGATAGCGGATCTGGAACGACATTGACTATTCCCGAAGGACCCCAGCACTACCAAACTCCTGTGGTGGGCCAttctttgatttagattttaatTTACTTTAATCATAAATCAACAAGGTCAATAGAATGAatgacaacaacaacatcaaatAAGTTCAAATTGCCCTTTTTTCATGATCATGTAGACAAAATCTCAAAAGTAACAAATAATCCTTGTATTGGAAAATGATATGCCGTTTAACGATAAACCGAATTGATTATATTATGTACATATTAAGATAAAGACGAGTAGTCAGATCTTCATTAAAGGCAAATGAAAGAGATTTTCCTGAGTGTAATATGAAATTCGTTTTCTTCTTAATTTAGTTGCCTTTCAACACACCATCGGAAGAGTGCCTGGCTGTCCTTCTTCGACCATCCTTACCGGAGATACCAACCGTGTCTGCTACTGTTGACCTATCATACCGAATACCCTCACCGGAGATACCAACCGTGTCTGCTAATGTTGACCCAGCATACCGAATACCATCACCGGTTATACCAACGGTATCGGGTACTTTCCAGAAACAGACACCTGCAACGTCCTCGGTATTTGTTTCCATGCCTTCTGTAGTGGCTAGGCAGTCGAAGAAGATCACTCCTACTGGGTCATCAACCGGTCAGAAACAATTTCCGAACGAAGACGGCGCGGCAGATGAGATCTCCACGGTAAGTTGTAAGAGATTGTGGAAGAAAGAAGAACTACTTGTGTGCAAACAATCTTTCATACgtgtattgttttattgttaatAACTTAATAccccaatcatcatcattagttgCAAATGGGTTCAAGTCTTTCAGCCGAAGGTGAAGTCGTTGTATGATCAATCGAATAGTTATTACATGCCTGGATgaattaataattattcattttcctTCTCACTTTTTAATAGGCTTCTGTTCCCAAGGGAGGGTTCTCTATATTCTCCGTCCAGAAACAACCGGTGAGTACCCTTAGATGTATAGATAAGAATGTTacacataatttaaaaaaagattaatgttttttttgcaattaacactttttatttttattttattttatttcatatatatttttatatctattttgattttatttatgtatttatttatctcattttttttgttgggggggggtgtGCGATTTTTGCTAGAAAAATAGTTTAGTCCTACATAGAAATGGTTCACCTGtgtcaaataaaacatatatattatatgaaataacaaGTTTATCTCCAAAAACGGTACATGCATTGTGAATTCAGAATTCATGAGATTATTACTGATGAATTCAAATTATTCACTACGCCCTTACATCAGCAATTAAACTTCAGAGCTATCTAATAAAGATGTTAATCTCGTGTACTTCTTACAGGACACCGGAACGTCTCCTGTATCTGAGTACATCAAGACAGAAGACAAAGACACATTGGATCGTGAAAACAAGGTATTGATCATAAATAGTATTTTACTTTAATCATCGTATTCAATGCCAAAATTCAAAGTGATAATGGCCGGCGTAGTGAATAATATGACTTCATCCGTAATAATCTCAATACTACTGGATCATTACACCTTACATATCTGTCAGATATGATACTGTCATGGCGttcaaaaaattgaatcagTTTACCTCGCCTGGGTAGAGTGTGGCTTGCAAGATGACAACTAATTCTTCGTAGGAAACTGAAATAAATCGTTAAATTCGTTGAGATGTGATAAACCATTTGCGAATTACTGCAAAACACCGTTTTAGATCGAGGAATACTGTCGTCAATCTTTACACTTCTAAAGTTATATAAGTTTTGTGAGGTTAAAATTTAaccttttcctttattttattcatctcGAAGCTTGCTGCTCCAAAAGGAGGATATTCTATCTTCTCTGTGAACAAGCAACCGGTATGTATCTCAAAAGTTAGTATGAGAAGATTTGGAATCTCGATAATGAAAACTACTATTATCACAGTTTAAAAGAAGTTTATTTAGCTCGTTTGTAGCTTGTACTAAACGTTATGTGATTTCTACCTAAACAGAAAATACTTcccataaataattttttttcttttagatttTTGTTGTAATGTAATATTCTTTACTTGGTTTCATATAATCAGGACACCCTGACTTCGTCAAGGAATTCTGGCACGGATGTGACAGATCAGACAGAGATGTACACCTCTGTGAATAAGGTACGCAACCAATGTTGCAAATTAAATACGacatcaatataattattatcttaAGTTTCCTCGCGTTTTCTTCAATCTATTTGAGCTGATGTACCAAGATTATGTTTTGTCTGCACAGTTTTCAATTTTCGTTTAAGTTTTGTAAATGATTAGTAGCAGTATCTCCTCCGTTACTGAActtttttcaatcattatttAGGAGATTTTGCATGGTTGAGTTCAATTGCTTTTCCACGAATTATCATTTTGCATAAACGTGCAGGATATTCAAAACAATTATTAGAGATATGAATTTAACATTAAAAACTTCTGATAATTAATTGGTTTCTTGTAATAGGAACAACCCAGTCGTAACAATGACTATAGCTTCCTGCCAAAGATCGCACCATCCATCGAATCAACTGTGTCATCTTCTCCGAAAACTTCCAAAGAATCCGGATCTGATGTCCAACTGACCGACCTTCCTCTTGAGATCCTGCCAGCGGCATGCAAACCCAATCAAGAGCCTTTGAAGACCAAGGTTCCTTGGGAATCCGTATCTGAAGAGAAGGTGCTTGAGACTAGAGTTGCTGAGAATCTGAAACAGATCGCCATCAAACCATCGGATGACTCTAACCTGGACAAAGACATTGATGAATCCCGATGTTTTACAGAGAGCATAAGCCAGGTCAACGGCGTAGCTTCTAAAGCGAGGATAATTAATGTTCTACCAGCTCAAGAGCCTACCTTGCAGATAATGACCCTTGAGGAAACCAAATCTGATTCTGCTTTGCCTGACATCCAAAGCCAGAATAACGGCGACCATCCCAACGTAAGGGTTATCAATGTTAAACCACTGAATGAGCCTTACCTGAACATCACTTCTACCAGGGAATCCAGATCTATCAACCAGACTGTCAGAAATGGCAGTTCGACTGATGCATCGACCAATGCATGCTTGATTACCGTGAGACCAGCCAGTGAGCCTCTTAACAGCAGGGCCAATGTGGTTTCTGTTGCTCGAATCCAGAAAGTCTTTGATGCTACAACCGAGGCCGTTCCAGATATTAAATCTCTTTCTGATGACATCACGGTCGCCGCACCAAAGCCATCTTCTTTGGAAACAAATGACATGCTCGAGATCAAGATCACTGGACCTCTTATAGATCCATTGAAGCATCAGTTCCCGGTCCCTCGTCCTAAGATCCAGAACTGGACCACCGAGCCCCTAAAGCAGCCAAATGACCTACTCACTAACGTCGGCCAAGGAGAAGTATTTGAGAATAACCTCTTCGATCCAGACAATGGACGACCATCTTGTCAAAAACAGCCAGATAATGATGAATCCAGATCTGAGAACATCGTCACTGCTCCTGCTATTAATGGAGGGGATTTTGCAAAGGTGATTcataataacatttttaaaaaacatcCTTTCATTACGTGGTTTCTTCCAATCTTACTCTTAATAGTACCGTTTACTAAGAAATAAATTCTTACTAGTTTAAATgataatacatttattttgttccattaactttaaaatgatattggtttttaatttctcaaagaGTCTTGGAACcaaacttcatatttttttcttattacctCTATCTAGCCTTGTAAAAAGACCCGGAAGGAGCCTTCACAGAGACGATTCCCTAAATCAACCAATCTGGGAATGACTTCAGATATCTCTTCTAATAACCAACCAATGGTAATTAAGCAATCTAACTCAATTTATGATTTCGTATCTGAACTTAAGTTACTAATCATCTCATTACCTGTTTCATAATTCtatttacaattgaaaacaacggaaatattttaatgaatttactaGGTTATCAAAAACTTTGACTTTGTTTTACAATGGTTTTAAATACTAAGGTTCAATACTAATGCCGACTAGATAACATATGTCGatatttaatttacaaaatgcATGCAGTATTACTCAGATCATATTTCTTGCTGTCCACCACAAGTTATACTTTTAATGCTTTTTAATAGTTTATCATCTTCTTTTCAGCAAtgcaaattttgacatttctctcattctgttttattccttctctttccctttctttagGCAATGGATCcaaagacaaagaagaagaagctcaAACGATTCCTAAAGCTCGCACGCAGGCACAATAACAAGCCTGCGAAGGCGGAATAGGAAGAAATTGCTTCAACATTACTATGCAATAACTACTGAAAAACAAACCGGATACTTTTGGGCCATAAACAAACCTTCAACTGACTTGAAATATTCTTCAATAAGAAACAACAGGATATTTGGATCATGAAACAAACCTGCAAAAAATAGAGTATCGACTGGAACTAATATACGAATATTGAATGCAATATTGACTTTCGAATACGTATTGAAACGGAATGCAAAATGCAGTTTACTTTGTTCAAGAAATATTCTAAATATGCAACAGATGGTAGATATAGTCACCATTGCCTTCAACAGATAAGAATTAACAATAATGGCAAGTTGGGTATTCTTGCTACTGTGCCTTACAAAATTTGATAATCGTTGTGTAAATTCTGCTTAAACTGATTAGAATAACGAGAGATGAAGTTCTCTACTATATATCTACTCAGCAAATCGATTCAATactgaaatatttgaataaagaaaCGTGAATATACTTCAAAATCAATTCGATTAACATACTGGAATTAGGACGTATTAAACgaaattcaattttgaaaaactaCGCGGCTTTCAATACGCATCGAACTACATAACCATGAAACTAATGTTGTAAGTCTAGttctcaataaaaatatatagcaCACGTTACAATGGttctttttttgttatatttgcAGTGAGCGCGAAATTTGTGTGTTCGTGTGCGCTAGGGTGACTGAGGGTGTGTgtgcatacactgtaaaaactgtggtgttcaagctgacaccaattggtgttaatagaggaccacaccctgaggtgttaaaataacaccctagagattgaacatgacaccaaagagtgtaaatgtaacaaccaaaggtgttgtaataacacctaggtgtaaaactaacaccaccaatttaacaccagtgtaaaagaactggtgtggtcctctatttacACTGGTTAACactacagtttttgctgtgtacatacACGGAAGAGAGAATGATAACATTTTGAGAAAGGAGATAGAGTACTCCATCTCCATTTTTCTTCATACCCCATCTGGGCCCCATTGCATGAGTTACGATTAacataactttgccatccaatggtatcttCCATGgaatctttgattttgattggatgatGATCATTGTTGCTATGGTAGTTACCACTGGATGACTGTTACGTATACAATGGTACCCTTGGGAGCACTTTATGAAAGGACCGACAAGTCCTACAGTTACCATGGGAACCGTGCTCTTtggccaatcaaaaccaaggaaagTTGACAAATCTGATAACTTAATATTGTCAGactaaaaatgttgatgaaaggTTCCCAATACCCACACGGCCATTCCGCGTATAGTGGCCCATGTTAGTTACCAATTCTTATTTATGGTTATTTGTTCTCACcttggtctactatcatttagtaattttagtttatccattttttgttttatttcattctattttaaacaaaaatacaataaagtGAAATACGGTTTCAGTTTGGCCAGAGGGGGGTCCTGGGTTCTGCGGAACCACGCCATTTGCcaacagtgaaaaaaaaataaataaaggagaaaaaggtAGAGAGGAGGAAAggaatagaaaaaaagtatatcCCGTTTTCTAGTCAATTTAAACAGATTATTATGCTCACGATTCATATTTTGTAGCTTTGTTTCAGCGATGTACACGATTAtgcatcctgttcatgattacacgAGTGCTGAATATAGAAAAACATGTTcggctcgcgctacgcgcttgcatcatttcaatattttatatcCCATTCCTGAACTCAACCTATCTCTTAAATATCCACTTTTTATGCcactaggcctatatatatatatatatatatatatatatatacacaacaaaaaagtaagtccctttaaatcaaattgctgtaacttttgaacggattaattttgaaatatgatatttcgtagatGGTTTTCAATTATCATTGAGCAACCGCTTGcatcatttcaatattttatattcCATTCCTGAACTCAAACTAACTTTCTTTGAAATATCCACTTTTTATGCcactaggcctatatatatatccacacacaacaaaaaagtaagtccctttatatcaaattgctgtaacttttgaacggagtaattttgaaatatgatatttcgtagatGGTTTTCAATTATCATTGAGCAACCTCTGGGGAAAATGAGAGTGATCGGTTAGGTCATGCATGAgaaatcaaagattgaattaaaaatgccattttttttaaagtcacaagggtcgtttttcagattgttcaaatacaaagttTGGCAAATTTAGTTTTTAgatgaattttatggtgttaatgctgttttactatccatcatttagccacctcacaaaattttgatatagtatgtttatggttgagt
It includes:
- the LOC121411524 gene encoding uncharacterized protein LOC121411524 isoform X3, producing MMETDLAFFLGYVVMTIVATRFRYVLSLKKLLHLTYRLFYSSLFFKTVCLLLLNIDLSRFARTGLEMTKMQDAAEVFSWLSTVFFVCVLLLVSKGFSITRAQISLPGTVKTICFGFIYLTFYTIVFFDQRVLLDPQDIIVSMTSLSASGLIGLKFTGAIIFVHGCIVTIKNHPRKVPFYLPFTIFFSVWFVAEPTYRLLYLYVYPVLKSPNIWNGIDLALCFTGHAYFLYITRPDRLNKRFPFHLRAGKVSFRDNDEDVEDLYIPSKDFYSIFQTGKKSDSGSGTTLTIPEGPQHYQTPVLPFNTPSEECLAVLLRPSLPEIPTVSATVDLSYRIPSPEIPTVSANVDPAYRIPSPVIPTVSGTFQKQTPATSSVFVSMPSVVARQSKKITPTGSSTGQKQFPNEDGAADEISTASVPKGGFSIFSVQKQPDTGTSPVSEYIKTEDKDTLDRENKLAAPKGGYSIFSVNKQPEQPSRNNDYSFLPKIAPSIESTVSSSPKTSKESGSDVQLTDLPLEILPAACKPNQEPLKTKVPWESVSEEKVLETRVAENLKQIAIKPSDDSNLDKDIDESRCFTESISQVNGVASKARIINVLPAQEPTLQIMTLEETKSDSALPDIQSQNNGDHPNVRVINVKPLNEPYLNITSTRESRSINQTVRNGSSTDASTNACLITVRPASEPLNSRANVVSVARIQKVFDATTEAVPDIKSLSDDITVAAPKPSSLETNDMLEIKITGPLIDPLKHQFPVPRPKIQNWTTEPLKQPNDLLTNVGQGEVFENNLFDPDNGRPSCQKQPDNDESRSENIVTAPAINGGDFAKPCKKTRKEPSQRRFPKSTNLGMTSDISSNNQPMAMDPKTKKKKLKRFLKLARRHNNKPAKAE
- the LOC121411524 gene encoding uncharacterized protein LOC121411524 isoform X1; this translates as MMETDLAFFLGYVVMTIVATRFRYVLSLKKLLHLTYRLFYSSLFFKTVCLLLLNIDLSRFARTGLEMTKMQDAAEVFSWLSTVFFVCVLLLVSKGFSITRAQISLPGTVKTICFGFIYLTFYTIVFFDQRVLLDPQDIIVSMTSLSASGLIGLKFTGAIIFVHGCIVTIKNHPRKVPFYLPFTIFFSVWFVAEPTYRLLYLYVYPVLKSPNIWNGIDLALCFTGHAYFLYITRPDRLNKRFPFHLRAGKVSFRDNDEDVEDLYIPSKDFYSIFQTGKKSDSGSGTTLTIPEGPQHYQTPVLPFNTPSEECLAVLLRPSLPEIPTVSATVDLSYRIPSPEIPTVSANVDPAYRIPSPVIPTVSGTFQKQTPATSSVFVSMPSVVARQSKKITPTGSSTGQKQFPNEDGAADEISTASVPKGGFSIFSVQKQPDTGTSPVSEYIKTEDKDTLDRENKLAAPKGGYSIFSVNKQPDTLTSSRNSGTDVTDQTEMYTSVNKEQPSRNNDYSFLPKIAPSIESTVSSSPKTSKESGSDVQLTDLPLEILPAACKPNQEPLKTKVPWESVSEEKVLETRVAENLKQIAIKPSDDSNLDKDIDESRCFTESISQVNGVASKARIINVLPAQEPTLQIMTLEETKSDSALPDIQSQNNGDHPNVRVINVKPLNEPYLNITSTRESRSINQTVRNGSSTDASTNACLITVRPASEPLNSRANVVSVARIQKVFDATTEAVPDIKSLSDDITVAAPKPSSLETNDMLEIKITGPLIDPLKHQFPVPRPKIQNWTTEPLKQPNDLLTNVGQGEVFENNLFDPDNGRPSCQKQPDNDESRSENIVTAPAINGGDFAKPCKKTRKEPSQRRFPKSTNLGMTSDISSNNQPMAMDPKTKKKKLKRFLKLARRHNNKPAKAE